One Thermococcus kodakarensis KOD1 genomic window carries:
- the pol gene encoding DNA polymerase, whose translation MILDTDYITEDGKPVIRIFKKENGEFKIEYDRTFEPYFYALLKDDSAIEEVKKITAERHGTVVTVKRVEKVQKKFLGRPVEVWKLYFTHPQDVPAIRDKIREHPAVIDIYEYDIPFAKRYLIDKGLVPMEGDEELKMLAFDIETLYHEGEEFAEGPILMISYADEEGARVITWKNVDLPYVDVVSTEREMIKRFLRVVKEKDPDVLITYNGDNFDFAYLKKRCEKLGINFALGRDGSEPKIQRMGDRFAVEVKGRIHFDLYPVIRRTINLPTYTLEAVYEAVFGQPKEKVYAEEITTAWETGENLERVARYSMEDAKVTYELGKEFLPMEAQLSRLIGQSLWDVSRSSTGNLVEWFLLRKAYERNELAPNKPDEKELARRRQSYEGGYVKEPERGLWENIVYLDFRCHPADTKVVVKGKGIINISEVQEGDYVLGIDGWQRVRKVWEYDYKGELVNINGLKCTPNHKLPVVTKNERQTRIRDSLAKSFLTKKVKGKIITTPLFYEIGRATSENIPEEEVLKGELAGILLAEGTLLRKDVEYFDSSRKKRRISHQYRVEITIGKDEEEFRDRITYIFERLFGITPSISEKKGTNAVTLKVAKKNVYLKVKEIMDNIESLHAPSVLRGFFEGDGSVNRVRRSIVATQGTKNEWKIKLVSKLLSQLGIPHQTYTYQYQENGKDRSRYILEITGKDGLILFQTLIGFISERKNALLNKAISQREMNNLENNGFYRLSEFNVSTEYYEGKVYDLTLEGTPYYFANGILTHNSLYPSIIITHNVSPDTLNREGCKEYDVAPQVGHRFCKDFPGFIPSLLGDLLEERQKIKKKMKATIDPIERKLLDYRQRAIKILANSILPEEWLPVLEEGEVHFVRIGELIDRMMEENAGKVKREGETEVLEVSGLEVPSFNRRTKKAELKRVKALIRHDYSGKVYTIRLKSGRRIKITSGHSLFSVRNGELVEVTGDELKPGDLVAVPRRLELPERNHVLNLVELLLGTPEEETLDIVMTIPVKGKKNFFKGMLRTLRWIFGEEKRPRTARRYLRHLEDLGYVRLKKIGYEVLDWDSLKNYRRLYEALVENVRYNGNKREYLVEFNSIRDAVGIMPLKELKEWKIGTLNGFRMSPLIEVDESLAKLLGYYVSEGYARKQRNPKNGWSYSVKLYNEDPEVLDDMERLASRFFGKVRRGRNYVEIPKKIGYLLFENMCGVLAENKRIPEFVFTSPKGVRLAFLEGYFIGDGDVHPNKRLRLSTKSELLANQLVLLLNSVGVSAVKLGHDSGVYRVYINEELPFVKLDKKKNAYYSHVIPKEVLSEVFGKVFQKNVSPQTFRKMVEDGRLDPEKAQRLSWLIEGDVVLDRVESVDVEDYDGYVYDLSVEDNENFLVGFGLVYAHNSYYGYYGYARARWYCKECAESVTAWGREYITMTIKEIEEKYGFKVIYSDTDGFFATIPGADAETVKKKAMEFLKYINAKLPGALELEYEGFYKRGFFVTKKKYAVIDEEGKITTRGLEIVRRDWSEIAKETQARVLEALLKDGDVEKAVRIVKEVTEKLSKYEVPPEKLVIHEQITRDLKDYKATGPHVAVAKRLAARGVKIRPGTVISYIVLKGSGRIGDRAIPFDEFDPTKHKYDAEYYIENQVLPAVERILRAFGYRKEDLRYQKTRQVGLSAWLKPKGT comes from the coding sequence ATGATCCTCGACACTGACTACATAACCGAGGATGGAAAGCCTGTCATAAGAATTTTCAAGAAGGAAAACGGCGAGTTTAAGATTGAGTACGACCGGACTTTTGAACCCTACTTCTACGCCCTCCTGAAGGACGATTCTGCCATTGAGGAAGTCAAGAAGATAACCGCCGAGAGGCACGGGACGGTTGTAACGGTTAAGCGGGTTGAAAAGGTTCAGAAGAAGTTCCTCGGGAGACCAGTTGAGGTCTGGAAACTCTACTTTACTCATCCGCAGGACGTCCCAGCGATAAGGGACAAGATACGAGAGCATCCAGCAGTTATTGACATCTACGAGTACGACATACCCTTCGCCAAGCGCTACCTCATAGACAAGGGATTAGTGCCAATGGAAGGCGACGAGGAGCTGAAAATGCTCGCCTTCGACATTGAAACTCTCTACCATGAGGGCGAGGAGTTCGCCGAGGGGCCAATCCTTATGATAAGCTACGCCGACGAGGAAGGGGCCAGGGTGATAACTTGGAAGAACGTGGATCTCCCCTACGTTGACGTCGTCTCGACGGAGAGGGAGATGATAAAGCGCTTCCTCCGTGTTGTGAAGGAGAAAGACCCGGACGTTCTCATAACCTACAACGGCGACAACTTCGACTTCGCCTATCTGAAAAAGCGCTGTGAAAAGCTCGGAATAAACTTCGCCCTCGGAAGGGATGGAAGCGAGCCGAAGATTCAGAGGATGGGCGACAGGTTTGCCGTCGAAGTGAAGGGACGGATACACTTCGATCTCTATCCTGTGATAAGACGGACGATAAACCTGCCCACATACACGCTTGAGGCCGTTTATGAAGCCGTCTTCGGTCAGCCGAAGGAGAAGGTTTACGCTGAGGAAATAACCACAGCCTGGGAAACCGGCGAGAACCTTGAGAGAGTCGCCCGCTACTCGATGGAAGATGCGAAGGTCACATACGAGCTTGGGAAGGAGTTCCTTCCGATGGAGGCCCAGCTTTCTCGCTTAATCGGCCAGTCCCTCTGGGACGTCTCCCGCTCCAGCACTGGCAACCTCGTTGAGTGGTTCCTCCTCAGGAAGGCCTATGAGAGGAATGAGCTGGCCCCGAACAAGCCCGATGAAAAGGAGCTGGCCAGAAGACGGCAGAGCTATGAAGGAGGCTATGTAAAAGAGCCCGAGAGAGGGTTGTGGGAGAACATAGTGTACCTAGATTTTAGATGCCATCCAGCCGATACGAAGGTTGTCGTCAAGGGGAAGGGGATTATAAACATCAGCGAGGTTCAGGAAGGTGACTATGTCCTTGGGATTGACGGCTGGCAGAGAGTTAGAAAAGTATGGGAATACGACTACAAAGGGGAGCTTGTAAACATAAACGGGTTAAAGTGTACGCCCAATCATAAGCTTCCCGTTGTTACAAAGAACGAACGACAAACGAGAATAAGAGACAGTCTTGCTAAGTCTTTCCTTACTAAAAAAGTTAAGGGCAAGATAATAACCACTCCCCTTTTCTATGAAATAGGCAGAGCGACAAGTGAGAATATTCCAGAAGAAGAGGTTCTCAAGGGAGAGCTCGCTGGCATACTATTGGCTGAAGGAACGCTCTTGAGGAAAGACGTTGAATACTTTGATTCATCCCGCAAAAAACGGAGGATTTCACACCAGTATCGTGTTGAGATAACCATTGGGAAAGACGAGGAGGAGTTTAGGGATCGTATCACATACATTTTTGAGCGTTTGTTTGGGATTACTCCAAGCATCTCGGAGAAGAAAGGAACTAACGCAGTAACACTCAAAGTTGCGAAGAAGAATGTTTATCTTAAAGTCAAGGAAATTATGGACAACATAGAGTCCCTACATGCCCCCTCGGTTCTCAGGGGATTCTTCGAAGGCGACGGTTCAGTAAACAGGGTTAGGAGGAGTATTGTTGCAACCCAGGGTACAAAGAACGAGTGGAAGATTAAACTGGTGTCAAAACTGCTCTCCCAGCTTGGTATCCCTCATCAAACGTACACGTATCAGTATCAGGAAAATGGGAAAGATCGGAGCAGGTATATACTGGAGATAACTGGAAAGGACGGATTGATACTGTTCCAAACACTCATTGGATTCATCAGTGAAAGAAAGAACGCTCTGCTTAATAAGGCAATATCTCAGAGGGAAATGAACAACTTGGAAAACAATGGATTTTACAGGCTCAGTGAATTCAATGTCAGCACGGAATACTATGAGGGCAAGGTCTATGACTTAACTCTTGAAGGAACTCCCTACTACTTTGCCAATGGCATATTGACCCATAACTCCCTGTACCCCTCAATCATCATCACCCACAACGTCTCGCCGGATACGCTCAACAGAGAAGGATGCAAGGAATATGACGTTGCCCCACAGGTCGGCCACCGCTTCTGCAAGGACTTCCCAGGATTTATCCCGAGCCTGCTTGGAGACCTCCTAGAGGAGAGGCAGAAGATAAAGAAGAAGATGAAGGCCACGATTGACCCGATCGAGAGGAAGCTCCTCGATTACAGGCAGAGGGCCATCAAGATCCTGGCAAACAGCATCCTACCCGAGGAATGGCTTCCAGTCCTCGAGGAAGGGGAGGTTCACTTCGTCAGGATTGGAGAGCTCATAGACCGGATGATGGAGGAAAATGCTGGGAAAGTAAAGAGAGAGGGCGAGACGGAAGTGCTTGAGGTCAGTGGGCTTGAAGTCCCGTCCTTTAACAGGAGAACTAAGAAGGCCGAGCTCAAGAGAGTAAAGGCCCTGATTAGGCACGATTATTCTGGCAAGGTCTACACCATCAGACTGAAGTCGGGGAGGAGAATAAAGATAACCTCTGGCCACAGCCTCTTCTCTGTGAGAAACGGGGAGCTCGTTGAAGTTACGGGCGATGAACTAAAGCCAGGTGACCTCGTTGCAGTCCCGCGGAGATTGGAGCTTCCTGAGAGAAACCACGTGCTGAACCTCGTTGAACTGCTCCTTGGAACGCCAGAAGAAGAAACTTTGGACATCGTCATGACGATCCCAGTCAAGGGTAAGAAGAACTTCTTTAAAGGGATGCTCAGGACTTTGCGCTGGATTTTCGGAGAGGAAAAGAGGCCCAGAACCGCGAGACGCTATCTCAGGCACCTTGAGGATCTGGGCTATGTCCGGCTTAAGAAGATCGGCTACGAAGTCCTCGACTGGGACTCACTTAAGAACTACAGAAGGCTCTACGAGGCGCTTGTCGAGAACGTCAGATACAACGGCAACAAGAGGGAGTACCTCGTTGAATTCAATTCCATCCGGGATGCAGTTGGCATAATGCCCCTAAAAGAGCTGAAGGAGTGGAAGATCGGCACGCTGAACGGCTTCAGAATGAGCCCGCTCATTGAAGTGGACGAGTCGTTAGCAAAGCTCCTCGGCTACTACGTGAGCGAGGGCTATGCAAGAAAGCAGAGGAATCCCAAAAACGGCTGGAGCTACAGCGTGAAGCTCTACAACGAAGACCCTGAAGTGCTGGACGATATGGAGAGACTCGCCAGCAGGTTTTTCGGGAAGGTGAGGCGGGGCAGGAACTACGTTGAGATACCGAAGAAGATCGGCTACCTGCTCTTTGAGAACATGTGCGGTGTCCTAGCGGAGAACAAGAGGATTCCCGAGTTCGTCTTCACGTCCCCGAAAGGGGTTCGGCTGGCCTTCCTTGAGGGGTACTTCATCGGCGATGGCGACGTCCACCCGAACAAGAGACTCAGGCTCTCAACGAAAAGCGAGCTTTTAGCGAACCAGCTCGTCCTCCTCTTGAACTCGGTGGGGGTCTCTGCTGTAAAACTTGGGCACGACAGCGGCGTTTACAGGGTCTATATAAACGAGGAGCTCCCGTTCGTAAAGCTGGACAAGAAAAAGAACGCCTACTACTCACACGTGATCCCCAAGGAAGTCCTGAGCGAGGTCTTTGGGAAGGTTTTCCAGAAAAACGTCAGTCCTCAGACCTTCAGGAAGATGGTCGAGGACGGAAGACTCGATCCCGAAAAGGCCCAGAGGCTCTCCTGGCTCATTGAGGGGGACGTAGTGCTCGACCGCGTTGAGTCCGTTGATGTGGAAGACTACGATGGTTATGTCTATGACCTGAGCGTCGAGGACAACGAGAACTTCCTCGTTGGCTTTGGGTTGGTCTATGCTCACAACAGCTACTACGGTTACTACGGCTATGCAAGGGCGCGCTGGTACTGCAAGGAGTGTGCAGAGAGCGTAACGGCCTGGGGAAGGGAGTACATAACGATGACCATCAAGGAGATAGAGGAAAAGTACGGCTTTAAGGTAATCTACAGCGACACCGACGGATTTTTTGCCACAATACCTGGAGCCGATGCTGAAACCGTCAAAAAGAAGGCTATGGAGTTCCTCAAGTATATCAACGCCAAACTTCCGGGCGCGCTTGAGCTCGAGTACGAGGGCTTCTACAAACGCGGCTTCTTCGTCACGAAGAAGAAGTATGCGGTGATAGACGAGGAAGGCAAGATAACAACGCGCGGACTTGAGATTGTGAGGCGTGACTGGAGCGAGATAGCGAAAGAGACGCAGGCGAGGGTTCTTGAAGCTTTGCTAAAGGACGGTGACGTCGAGAAGGCCGTGAGGATAGTCAAAGAAGTTACCGAAAAGCTGAGCAAGTACGAGGTTCCGCCGGAGAAGCTGGTGATCCACGAGCAGATAACGAGGGATTTAAAGGACTACAAGGCAACCGGTCCCCACGTTGCCGTTGCCAAGAGGTTGGCCGCGAGAGGAGTCAAAATACGCCCTGGAACGGTGATAAGCTACATCGTGCTCAAGGGCTCTGGGAGGATAGGCGACAGGGCGATACCGTTCGACGAGTTCGACCCGACGAAGCACAAGTACGACGCCGAGTACTACATTGAGAACCAGGTTCTCCCAGCCGTTGAGAGAATTCTGAGAGCCTTCGGTTACCGCAAGGAAGACCTGCGCTACCAGAAGACGAGACAGGTTGGTTTGAGTGCTTGGCTGAAGCCGAAGGGAACTTGA
- a CDS encoding M48 family metallopeptidase encodes MKIEIRRRPVKYARIEVKPDGRVVVTAPEGFNVEKFIAKNAAWLEGKLAQIEGLKELAESGFPLNGEFYKVIHGRRAKVHDSFRTVVLPPYPEDMREELKRLLRPEIFGLIEKYAGKMGVSPGKVFIRSQRTRWGSCSGKGNLNFNLRLIALPPELREYVVVHELAHLKHRNHSKAFWSLVSRFYPDYRSAREELKKWWSILELNPYWRWLEGRE; translated from the coding sequence ATGAAGATAGAAATCCGGCGGCGCCCGGTTAAATACGCTAGGATAGAAGTGAAGCCAGACGGCAGGGTAGTCGTCACTGCCCCCGAGGGGTTCAACGTTGAGAAGTTCATAGCAAAGAACGCCGCCTGGCTGGAGGGGAAGCTGGCCCAGATTGAAGGTCTGAAAGAGCTTGCAGAGTCGGGCTTTCCCCTGAACGGCGAGTTCTACAAGGTCATACACGGAAGGAGGGCGAAAGTTCATGACAGCTTTAGGACCGTTGTTCTCCCCCCTTATCCCGAAGACATGCGGGAAGAACTGAAAAGGCTTCTCCGGCCGGAGATATTTGGGCTTATTGAAAAATACGCAGGAAAAATGGGAGTATCCCCCGGCAAGGTCTTCATCCGTTCGCAGAGGACAAGGTGGGGCAGCTGTTCTGGAAAGGGCAACCTGAACTTCAACCTTCGCCTGATAGCCCTTCCGCCGGAGCTCAGGGAGTACGTTGTCGTCCACGAGCTTGCTCACCTTAAGCACAGAAACCACTCAAAGGCCTTCTGGAGCCTTGTCTCCCGCTTCTACCCGGACTACCGCTCCGCAAGGGAAGAGCTGAAGAAGTGGTGGAGCATTCTGGAGCTGAACCCGTACTGGCGGTGGCTGGAGGGAAGGGAGTGA
- a CDS encoding NfeD family protein, whose amino-acid sequence MTLKGVLKLLLLSADEIAVAVFIFVVLPGFGVDVPLKVSVPLLVLLLLKDILIAPYVLGGGLEKRPLTGPEALIGMEAVVVEDLSPEGIVKVGNELWRGVCLNGRAKRGEKVRIVGFRGNLLLLERPES is encoded by the coding sequence GTGACGCTGAAGGGAGTTTTAAAGCTCCTCCTTCTTTCAGCGGACGAAATAGCTGTCGCGGTCTTTATCTTTGTAGTTCTCCCCGGATTTGGGGTTGATGTGCCCTTGAAAGTATCCGTTCCACTTTTGGTGCTCCTGCTCCTCAAGGATATTTTAATCGCCCCATACGTCCTCGGAGGCGGACTCGAAAAGAGGCCTTTAACTGGCCCTGAGGCTTTGATAGGGATGGAGGCGGTGGTCGTTGAAGACCTATCTCCAGAGGGTATCGTCAAAGTTGGGAACGAGCTGTGGAGAGGGGTCTGCTTAAACGGAAGGGCCAAGAGGGGAGAAAAAGTCAGGATCGTTGGATTCAGGGGGAACCTCCTACTACTGGAACGCCCAGAGTCCTGA
- a CDS encoding CoA-binding protein, with product MVRIMPVDRLSDEEVREILTKYRKIALVGASPKPERDANRVMRYLLEHGYEVYPVNPRYDEVLGRKCYPSVLDIPDEVEIVDLFVRPEFTMDYVEQAIKKGAKVVWFQFNTYNREAFRKAKEAGLTAVAHRCIKQEHERLIG from the coding sequence ATGGTTCGGATAATGCCCGTTGACAGGCTGAGCGATGAGGAGGTAAGAGAAATTCTCACAAAGTACCGGAAGATAGCGCTCGTCGGCGCCTCACCAAAGCCGGAGCGCGATGCTAACAGGGTCATGCGCTATCTCCTCGAACACGGCTATGAGGTCTATCCCGTGAACCCGCGCTACGATGAGGTTCTCGGGAGGAAGTGCTATCCTAGCGTTCTTGACATCCCGGATGAGGTTGAAATCGTTGACCTCTTCGTTAGGCCAGAGTTCACTATGGACTACGTGGAACAGGCGATAAAGAAGGGTGCGAAGGTGGTCTGGTTCCAGTTCAACACCTACAACAGGGAGGCGTTCAGGAAAGCGAAAGAAGCGGGCCTTACAGCAGTCGCTCACAGGTGCATAAAGCAGGAGCACGAGAGGCTTATCGGGTAA
- a CDS encoding PIN domain-containing protein, with protein sequence MREDILLVVNTNVLFSFFGKSTVTRELVFLVSGRLISPEFALEELHEHRDEVLKKAKIGEKEFEEILSVLKEHVIFVNEGFYAEFIPLALE encoded by the coding sequence TTGAGAGAAGATATTCTTCTCGTAGTTAACACAAACGTGCTATTCTCTTTCTTCGGGAAATCAACAGTAACCAGAGAGCTCGTGTTCTTGGTATCAGGGAGACTTATAAGTCCCGAGTTTGCACTGGAAGAGCTTCACGAGCACAGGGACGAAGTCCTGAAAAAAGCAAAGATCGGAGAGAAAGAGTTCGAGGAAATACTGTCCGTTCTTAAAGAGCATGTCATATTCGTAAACGAGGGGTTCTACGCCGAGTTCATACCTCTAGCACTCGAATAA
- a CDS encoding TRM11 family SAM-dependent methyltransferase → MYGVILGKNSELSRAEFYSFGRRFGLKVKSIEEEHNWIVFESKPSVERYFRWIGGSLKLVRIVGEGEEALEELEYSRLFTVSLYGKSDWKLWRKLGSEIKKRFKEEGSAKFFKPAKTYAMPAELILKGFPEVKDFVFLFREDGSFLVGETIRVTDPFELKKLDVERPVQKPILSIPPRLARIMVNLTEVRKGSFLDPFCGIGTVVQEFVLQGLTAYGSDRDEGQIRDAKKNLTWLRKEFRLKNSAHLEVCDARKLKKCFRQRFDAIVTEPYLGKPLKRHPSRGEAIKLANELDRFYYSVFESFADVLKRNGKVVFVFPAYKLSGGGIYRKERKWLVKLGFEVLGRYPDYEERHRVVRDIHVLRYRG, encoded by the coding sequence ATGTATGGAGTAATCTTAGGAAAGAATTCAGAGCTCAGCCGTGCTGAATTTTACTCTTTCGGGAGAAGATTCGGACTAAAAGTTAAATCGATTGAGGAAGAGCATAACTGGATAGTCTTTGAATCCAAGCCTTCGGTGGAGAGATATTTCCGGTGGATAGGCGGTTCTCTCAAGCTCGTCAGGATAGTTGGGGAGGGAGAAGAGGCTCTGGAGGAGCTGGAGTACTCCAGGCTTTTTACGGTCAGTCTCTACGGGAAGAGCGACTGGAAGCTCTGGCGTAAGCTCGGGAGCGAGATAAAGAAGAGGTTCAAAGAGGAGGGGTCAGCTAAGTTCTTCAAGCCCGCAAAAACATATGCCATGCCCGCGGAGCTCATCCTCAAGGGCTTTCCGGAGGTTAAGGACTTCGTCTTTCTGTTCAGGGAAGACGGGAGCTTCCTCGTCGGCGAGACGATCAGAGTAACGGACCCCTTCGAGCTGAAGAAGCTCGACGTCGAGAGGCCCGTCCAGAAGCCCATCCTCTCGATTCCGCCGAGACTGGCAAGGATAATGGTGAACCTGACGGAGGTTAGAAAGGGGAGCTTCCTGGATCCGTTCTGCGGCATTGGAACGGTGGTTCAGGAGTTCGTTCTTCAGGGGCTTACTGCCTACGGGAGCGACCGCGACGAGGGGCAGATCAGGGATGCCAAGAAGAATCTCACCTGGCTGAGGAAAGAGTTCCGGCTCAAAAACTCGGCTCACTTAGAAGTCTGCGACGCCAGAAAGCTGAAGAAGTGTTTTAGACAGAGGTTCGATGCTATAGTCACCGAACCCTACCTCGGAAAGCCCCTCAAAAGACACCCGAGTAGGGGCGAGGCCATAAAGCTGGCCAACGAGCTCGACCGCTTCTATTATTCGGTCTTCGAGAGCTTTGCCGACGTTCTGAAAAGAAACGGAAAGGTTGTCTTTGTCTTCCCGGCCTACAAGCTGAGCGGCGGTGGAATATACCGGAAGGAGAGGAAGTGGCTCGTGAAGCTCGGCTTTGAAGTCCTCGGGAGGTACCCTGACTACGAGGAGAGGCACAGGGTCGTAAGGGACATCCACGTGCTGAGGTACAGAGGATAA
- a CDS encoding tetratricopeptide repeat protein, protein MLTVEVLKSADIIPDPYTRAVTYARLGETLVRRKDPLYKEAFLKAFDALNDINDPELLLRATLAIGYHMGKAGIKAYYKVFLRVVEDSSALSPPVRDEILALAVRYLVSLGNLGQAVTLATEISDKKLAQATLFSIVRAGSRLIQDSSLKAAYKLRKIKLALEYITDEPYRSKALIELAKAFIAVGSYERALATIREIESPDWAKVAFKELTFSLGRMGVIDKFISGLSELADDFSSRFGADFVVELAEAFLLAGKPDIAVGMLRNLDDSVQVISEVALEVLDKNPAVIPGFLEVLSDDEARIVGKLLMDKILEHPTKALEEVVKAVARRVRSEAMWVKVARYYTLLGDVETARNIGVVLQNPKLRSIVLADVARSYLKQNKIEEAIDAALEVRDRKFASLLMSEILVRALSVGGT, encoded by the coding sequence ATGCTGACGGTTGAGGTTCTTAAATCAGCTGACATCATACCTGATCCATATACGCGCGCGGTAACCTACGCCCGGTTAGGTGAGACGCTTGTGCGCAGGAAGGATCCCCTTTATAAGGAGGCGTTTTTGAAGGCGTTTGACGCGTTGAACGATATAAACGATCCCGAACTTCTACTCAGGGCAACCCTAGCCATAGGGTACCACATGGGAAAAGCTGGGATCAAAGCGTACTACAAGGTGTTTCTGAGGGTGGTTGAAGATTCCTCTGCTTTATCTCCTCCAGTTAGAGACGAAATTTTAGCACTTGCCGTCAGGTACCTAGTGAGCCTCGGGAACCTCGGACAGGCCGTAACACTCGCGACGGAAATTTCGGATAAGAAACTTGCACAGGCCACTCTCTTCTCCATAGTCCGGGCGGGGAGCAGGTTAATTCAGGACAGCTCCCTAAAGGCGGCCTACAAGCTCAGGAAAATCAAGCTGGCGCTTGAGTATATAACTGACGAGCCATATCGCTCAAAGGCCCTGATAGAGCTGGCAAAGGCTTTTATTGCGGTGGGGAGTTATGAGAGGGCGCTGGCCACGATTAGGGAAATAGAATCCCCAGATTGGGCTAAGGTTGCCTTCAAGGAACTTACCTTTAGTTTGGGCAGGATGGGCGTCATAGACAAGTTCATAAGCGGGCTTTCTGAGCTGGCGGATGATTTCAGCTCGCGTTTTGGTGCCGATTTTGTTGTGGAGCTTGCAGAGGCTTTTCTGCTTGCTGGGAAACCGGATATTGCCGTTGGAATGCTCCGCAATCTTGATGATTCAGTTCAGGTGATCTCTGAAGTTGCACTTGAGGTTCTGGACAAAAATCCCGCGGTTATTCCGGGTTTTCTTGAAGTTCTCTCCGATGATGAGGCACGTATCGTTGGAAAGTTGTTGATGGATAAAATCCTTGAGCATCCGACAAAGGCCCTTGAGGAAGTTGTCAAGGCCGTGGCGAGGAGGGTTAGATCAGAAGCCATGTGGGTAAAGGTCGCCAGGTACTACACTCTGCTGGGGGACGTTGAGACGGCTAGAAATATCGGGGTTGTACTCCAGAATCCCAAGCTCCGCTCGATAGTTCTTGCGGACGTTGCCAGAAGTTACTTGAAACAGAACAAAATAGAAGAGGCCATAGATGCCGCCCTCGAAGTCAGGGACAGGAAGTTTGCTTCCTTACTAATGTCAGAAATACTGGTTAGGGCACTGAGCGTGGGGGGAACCTGA
- a CDS encoding secondary thiamine-phosphate synthase enzyme YjbQ: MLYEIPISTRERLQIIDITDEIQKMVYKSKVKHGIAVVFTHHTTTGLMINEYESGLIEDFKAKMKELIPKGAGYSHDRIDSNAHAHLRASLLLNPEVVIPIDQAELQLGTWQRILFVELDGPRHRRVYVMVCPCPEFPEE; this comes from the coding sequence ATGCTGTATGAAATACCCATATCGACGAGGGAGAGGCTCCAGATAATAGATATAACGGACGAAATTCAAAAAATGGTTTACAAATCAAAGGTGAAGCACGGCATAGCGGTTGTTTTCACACACCACACGACGACCGGTCTCATGATAAACGAATATGAGAGCGGCCTAATCGAGGACTTCAAGGCCAAGATGAAGGAGCTGATCCCGAAGGGGGCCGGCTACTCCCACGACAGGATAGACAGCAACGCCCACGCCCACCTCAGGGCCTCCCTGCTCCTGAACCCGGAGGTCGTCATACCCATAGACCAGGCCGAACTCCAGCTGGGAACTTGGCAGAGGATTCTTTTCGTCGAGCTCGACGGCCCGAGGCACAGGCGGGTCTACGTGATGGTCTGCCCGTGCCCCGAGTTTCCGGAGGAGTGA
- a CDS encoding Era-like GTP-binding protein, translating into MIKVAIIGAENVGKSTLMNALIGGKVSEVENLPGTTKGVIRRRFGKLKIPKGMKNPYGGADEFVLIDTAGLFDPERELRGKVLSEEKFREIINEITSADIIIHMVDATVGLHRGMEKLHHMLKFRYEKPIIVVINKIDLVPRERVEELREIIKKRLEQEPIALSLVTYEGFNELLERIAYMAQYV; encoded by the coding sequence ATGATAAAGGTTGCGATTATAGGTGCTGAGAACGTTGGCAAATCAACGCTTATGAACGCTCTCATCGGTGGGAAAGTGAGTGAAGTCGAGAACCTGCCGGGGACAACAAAGGGAGTCATCCGGCGGCGCTTTGGAAAGCTTAAGATACCAAAGGGCATGAAGAACCCCTACGGTGGGGCCGATGAATTCGTTCTCATAGACACTGCCGGTCTCTTTGACCCGGAGAGGGAGCTCAGAGGAAAGGTTCTGAGCGAGGAGAAATTCCGCGAAATAATCAATGAGATAACCTCGGCCGACATCATTATCCACATGGTTGACGCGACGGTCGGCCTTCATAGGGGGATGGAGAAGCTCCACCATATGCTGAAGTTCCGCTACGAGAAGCCCATAATAGTGGTTATCAACAAGATTGACCTCGTTCCCCGGGAGCGCGTCGAGGAACTGAGGGAAATCATAAAGAAGAGACTTGAGCAGGAGCCGATAGCACTCTCGCTGGTTACCTACGAGGGCTTTAATGAACTGCTTGAGAGGATAGCCTACATGGCCCAGTACGTGTAA
- a CDS encoding HD domain-containing protein — protein sequence MLGLFIELGNLKKLKRTGWVLRGVPNPESIADHSFRVALITFFLADELKKRGVEINPDKAVRIALLHDIGEARITDIPQPALKYVDKSEAERKAVEDLLKTSPLPEEYYQLWLEYEEGSTLEGRLVRFADKLEMLIQALEYESAGASGLDEFWNVLENLRSSEFYGHFKDIVDGLEDMRKQKRLL from the coding sequence ATGCTGGGGCTTTTCATTGAGCTCGGTAACCTGAAGAAGCTGAAGAGGACAGGCTGGGTTCTGAGGGGCGTTCCAAATCCGGAGAGCATAGCCGACCATTCTTTCAGGGTGGCTTTGATAACTTTCTTCTTGGCAGACGAGCTTAAAAAGAGGGGCGTTGAAATCAACCCCGATAAAGCCGTTCGAATAGCCCTCCTCCACGACATTGGGGAGGCGAGGATAACAGATATCCCCCAGCCGGCCCTCAAGTACGTGGACAAGTCCGAAGCGGAAAGAAAGGCCGTTGAAGACCTTCTGAAAACCAGTCCGCTTCCCGAAGAATACTACCAACTCTGGCTTGAGTATGAGGAGGGGAGCACGCTGGAAGGCCGGCTCGTCAGGTTCGCCGACAAGCTTGAAATGCTAATCCAGGCCCTTGAGTACGAGTCCGCCGGGGCTTCAGGCCTCGACGAGTTCTGGAATGTCCTTGAGAACCTCAGGAGTAGCGAGTTCTACGGGCATTTCAAAGATATAGTTGACGGCCTCGAAGACATGAGAAAACAAAAGCGTTTGCTTTAA